The following proteins are co-located in the Salvelinus namaycush isolate Seneca chromosome 31, SaNama_1.0, whole genome shotgun sequence genome:
- the stard4 gene encoding stAR-related lipid transfer protein 4 isoform X3: MGSLQEPSALTARLQNTLMSYHSLDENEWRVAKKSKDVTVWRKSSEEFHGYLYKAQGMVDDNPNRIVDYIRPGPYRLDWDSLMTAMDIIETLDQGCCVMRYTTAGQLWNIIAPREFIDFSYTTDYQDGLLSCGISVEHEEQHQSYVRGFNHPCGWFCVPTPDSTTTAAQSLLTGWSC; encoded by the exons ATGGGAAGCTTGCAAGAACCCAGTGCTTTGACAGCCAGACTGCAGAACACTCTCATGTCTTACCATAGCCTGGATGAGAATGAGTGGAGGGTAGCCAAGAAATCG AAAGATGTCACGGTATGGAGAAAGTCATCAGAGGAGTTTCATGGCTATCT GTATAAAGCCCAGGGTATGGTCGACGATAACCCCAATAGAATAGTGGATTACATACGCCCTGGGCCTTATCGATTAGACTGGGATAGTTTGATGACAGCAATGGACATAATAGAGACCCTTGATCAG ggcTGTTGTGTGATGAGGTACACTACTGCAGGCCAGCTGTGGAACATCATAGCTCCCAGAGAGTTTATTGATTTCTCCTACACCACAGACTACCAGGATGGACTATTGTCCTGCG GTATCAGTGTGGAGCATGAGGAGCAGCACCAGAGTTATGTTCGGGGCTTCAACCACCCATGTGGCTGGTTCTGTGTGCCCACCCCAGACAGCACCACCACCGCAGCCCAGAGCCTCCTGACAGG ttggTCTTGTTAg
- the stard4 gene encoding stAR-related lipid transfer protein 4 isoform X1 has protein sequence MGSLQEPSALTARLQNTLMSYHSLDENEWRVAKKSKDVTVWRKSSEEFHGYLYKAQGMVDDNPNRIVDYIRPGPYRLDWDSLMTAMDIIETLDQGCCVMRYTTAGQLWNIIAPREFIDFSYTTDYQDGLLSCGISVEHEEQHQSYVRGFNHPCGWFCVPTPDSTTTAAQSLLTGYIQTDLRGMIPQSAVDTAMASTLINFYTDLRRALKKA, from the exons ATGGGAAGCTTGCAAGAACCCAGTGCTTTGACAGCCAGACTGCAGAACACTCTCATGTCTTACCATAGCCTGGATGAGAATGAGTGGAGGGTAGCCAAGAAATCG AAAGATGTCACGGTATGGAGAAAGTCATCAGAGGAGTTTCATGGCTATCT GTATAAAGCCCAGGGTATGGTCGACGATAACCCCAATAGAATAGTGGATTACATACGCCCTGGGCCTTATCGATTAGACTGGGATAGTTTGATGACAGCAATGGACATAATAGAGACCCTTGATCAG ggcTGTTGTGTGATGAGGTACACTACTGCAGGCCAGCTGTGGAACATCATAGCTCCCAGAGAGTTTATTGATTTCTCCTACACCACAGACTACCAGGATGGACTATTGTCCTGCG GTATCAGTGTGGAGCATGAGGAGCAGCACCAGAGTTATGTTCGGGGCTTCAACCACCCATGTGGCTGGTTCTGTGTGCCCACCCCAGACAGCACCACCACCGCAGCCCAGAGCCTCCTGACAGGGTACATTCAGACAGACCTCCGGGGTATGATCCCCCAGTCTGCCGTGGACACAGCCATGGCCAGCACCCTCATCAACTTCTACACTGACCTGCGCAGGGCTCTGAAGAAGGCCTAA
- the stard4 gene encoding stAR-related lipid transfer protein 4 isoform X2 — MGSLQEPSALTARLQNTLMSYHSLDENEWRVAKKSKDVTVWRKSSEEFHGYLYKAQGMVDDNPNRIVDYIRPGPYRLDWDSLMTAMDIIETLDQGCCVMRYTTAGQLWNIIAPREFIDFSYTTDYQDGLLSCGISVEHEEQHQSYVRGFNHPCGWFCVPTPDSTTTAAQSLLTGYIQTDLRVGLVSSSLPAFFLAAPIVSQPLFPRPPGF; from the exons ATGGGAAGCTTGCAAGAACCCAGTGCTTTGACAGCCAGACTGCAGAACACTCTCATGTCTTACCATAGCCTGGATGAGAATGAGTGGAGGGTAGCCAAGAAATCG AAAGATGTCACGGTATGGAGAAAGTCATCAGAGGAGTTTCATGGCTATCT GTATAAAGCCCAGGGTATGGTCGACGATAACCCCAATAGAATAGTGGATTACATACGCCCTGGGCCTTATCGATTAGACTGGGATAGTTTGATGACAGCAATGGACATAATAGAGACCCTTGATCAG ggcTGTTGTGTGATGAGGTACACTACTGCAGGCCAGCTGTGGAACATCATAGCTCCCAGAGAGTTTATTGATTTCTCCTACACCACAGACTACCAGGATGGACTATTGTCCTGCG GTATCAGTGTGGAGCATGAGGAGCAGCACCAGAGTTATGTTCGGGGCTTCAACCACCCATGTGGCTGGTTCTGTGTGCCCACCCCAGACAGCACCACCACCGCAGCCCAGAGCCTCCTGACAGGGTACATTCAGACAGACCTCCGGG ttggTCTTGTTAgttcaagcttaccagcgttttTCCTGGCAGCGCCTAtcgtttcccagcctctctttcctcgtcctcctggtttttga
- the marveld2a gene encoding MARVEL domain-containing protein 2 isoform X1, translated as MTSGGGPCGRTERVRHEPHYDQVPPGSLCRNDPFDLQPLRYQRSTELALSSDPLPPPPLPDQPPVGPEYDPSVSEDNPDPDPDPHLELDPALDIKPVHRFIPDSWKSFFRGTSLRSSKPCPMPASSSSSNNNNSTSSGVRCSPPHSPSLPRSYRDPYGGSGGSSYNSRKELLGVGDHQESISGRTLHTALTYSERVEEYHERYGYMKSWAGLLRILGCVELLLGAAVFACVCAYVHKDNEWFNMFGYSSPGSAYGGYGGGMYGAGTGGSYYSGPQTPFVLVVAGLAWIVTVILLVIGMTMYYRTILLDSSWWPLTEFTINLAMAVLYMAAAVVYVRDTTRGGLCSLPIFNNGINGAFCRTEAGQTAAIIFLFVTMVIYLIGAIVCLKLWRHEQARMYREKYGLEMHTTDFPAARSLMPVPEPIQGSTVVPIQAAVPKAGPPKVLQGAIPSGHIPKPVIMPDYIAKYPTIRTVDERDQYRAVFNDQYSEYKELHADVQATTRKFDELDAMMRALPQHPNSQMEYDRVNKILQEYQRKKNDPTFQEKRERCEYLKNKLAHIKQKIHEYDKVMEWNDGYG; from the exons ATGACCTCTGGAGGAGGTCCCTGCGGCCGCACTGAGCGTGTCCGTCATGAACCCCATTACGACCAGGTCCCGCCAGGCTCCCTATGCCGAAACGACCCCTTTGACCTTCAACCCCTGAGGTACCAGCGGAGCACCGAACTAGCCCTGAGCTCTGATCCCCTTCCGCCCCCTCCCCTGCCCGACCAGCCCCCTGTGGGGCCCGAGTATGACCCCAGCGTCAGTGAGGACAACCCAGACCCTGACCCAGATCCACACCTCGAACTAGACCCTGCCCTCGACATCAAACCGGTCCACCGTTTCATCCCTGACTCGTGGAAGAGCTTCTTCCGAGGGACCAGTCTCCGCAGCAGCAAGCCCTGCCCCAtgcctgcctcctcctcctcctctaacaacaacaacagcaccaGTAGCGGGGTGCGCTGCTCGCCCCCACACTCGCCCTCCCTGCCCAGATCCTACCGGGACCCCTATGGGGGGTCAGGGGGAAGCAGCTACAACTCCCGCAAGGAGCTCCTGGGAGTGGGCGACCACCAAGAGTCAATTTCGGGACGCACACTCCACACGGCGCTCACCTACAGCGAGCGGGTGGAAGAGTACCACGAGCGCTACGGCTACATGAAGTCCTGGGCAGGCCTGCTGAGGATTCTGGGATGCGTGGAGCTGCTGCTGGGTGCAGCGGTGTTCGCCTGCGTGTGCGCCTATGTGCACAAGGACAACGAGTGGTTCAACATGTTTGGCTACTCCTCGCCTGGAAGTGCATATGGAGGCTACGGAGGGGGGATGTACGGAGCGGGCACCGGAGGGTCCTACTACTCGGGTCCTCAGACTCCGTTTGTGTTAGTTGTGGCGGGGCTGGCCTGGATAGTGACTGTGATATTGTTGGTGATCGGGATGACTATGTACTACCGCACCATCCTACTGGATTCCTCCTGGTGGCCACTAACAGAGTTTACTATAAACCTTGCCATGGCCGTGCTCTACATGGCTGCAG CTGTAGTCTACGTCAGAGACACCACGCGGGGCGGTCTCTGCTCCCTTCCCATCTTCAACAATGGCATCAATGGGGCTTTTTGCCGCACCGAGGCCGGACAGACAGCCGCCATCATCTTTCTGTTCGTCACCATGGTGATCTACCTGATCGGGGCCATTGTGTGTCTGAAGTTGTGGAGGCACGAGCAGGCACGCATGTACCGGGAAAAGTACGGCCTGGAG ATGCATACGACAGATTTCCCTGCGGCGAGGTCTTTG ATGCCGGTTCCAGAGCCAATTCAGGGTTCTACTGTGGTTCCCATCCAGGCTGCGGTACCCAAGGCAGGGCCACCGAAGGTTCTACAGGGAGCTATCCCTTCTGGTCACATCCCCAAACCAGTCATCATGCCTGACTATATAGC TAAGTACCCAACCATCCGTACGGTCGATGAGCGGGACCAGTACCGGGCTGTGTTCAATGACCAGTACTCTGAGTACAAGGAGCTCCACGCTGACGTGCAGGCCACCACCAGGAAGTTTGACGAGCTGGACGCCATGATGCGTGCCCTACCCCAGCACCCCAACAGTCAGATG GAGTATGACCGTGTAAACAAAATCCTTCAGGAGTACCAGAGGAAGAAAAAT GATCCTACGTTCCAGGAGAAGAGGGAGCGCTGTGAATACCTGAAGAACAAACTGGCCCACATTAAACAGAAGATCCACGAGTACGACAAGGTCATGGAGTGGAACGATGGCTACGGCTAA
- the marveld2a gene encoding MARVEL domain-containing protein 2 isoform X2: protein MTSGGGPCGRTERVRHEPHYDQVPPGSLCRNDPFDLQPLRYQRSTELALSSDPLPPPPLPDQPPVGPEYDPSVSEDNPDPDPDPHLELDPALDIKPVHRFIPDSWKSFFRGTSLRSSKPCPMPASSSSSNNNNSTSSGVRCSPPHSPSLPRSYRDPYGGSGGSSYNSRKELLGVGDHQESISGRTLHTALTYSERVEEYHERYGYMKSWAGLLRILGCVELLLGAAVFACVCAYVHKDNEWFNMFGYSSPGSAYGGYGGGMYGAGTGGSYYSGPQTPFVLVVAGLAWIVTVILLVIGMTMYYRTILLDSSWWPLTEFTINLAMAVLYMAAAVVYVRDTTRGGLCSLPIFNNGINGAFCRTEAGQTAAIIFLFVTMVIYLIGAIVCLKLWRHEQARMYREKYGLEMPVPEPIQGSTVVPIQAAVPKAGPPKVLQGAIPSGHIPKPVIMPDYIAKYPTIRTVDERDQYRAVFNDQYSEYKELHADVQATTRKFDELDAMMRALPQHPNSQMEYDRVNKILQEYQRKKNDPTFQEKRERCEYLKNKLAHIKQKIHEYDKVMEWNDGYG, encoded by the exons ATGACCTCTGGAGGAGGTCCCTGCGGCCGCACTGAGCGTGTCCGTCATGAACCCCATTACGACCAGGTCCCGCCAGGCTCCCTATGCCGAAACGACCCCTTTGACCTTCAACCCCTGAGGTACCAGCGGAGCACCGAACTAGCCCTGAGCTCTGATCCCCTTCCGCCCCCTCCCCTGCCCGACCAGCCCCCTGTGGGGCCCGAGTATGACCCCAGCGTCAGTGAGGACAACCCAGACCCTGACCCAGATCCACACCTCGAACTAGACCCTGCCCTCGACATCAAACCGGTCCACCGTTTCATCCCTGACTCGTGGAAGAGCTTCTTCCGAGGGACCAGTCTCCGCAGCAGCAAGCCCTGCCCCAtgcctgcctcctcctcctcctctaacaacaacaacagcaccaGTAGCGGGGTGCGCTGCTCGCCCCCACACTCGCCCTCCCTGCCCAGATCCTACCGGGACCCCTATGGGGGGTCAGGGGGAAGCAGCTACAACTCCCGCAAGGAGCTCCTGGGAGTGGGCGACCACCAAGAGTCAATTTCGGGACGCACACTCCACACGGCGCTCACCTACAGCGAGCGGGTGGAAGAGTACCACGAGCGCTACGGCTACATGAAGTCCTGGGCAGGCCTGCTGAGGATTCTGGGATGCGTGGAGCTGCTGCTGGGTGCAGCGGTGTTCGCCTGCGTGTGCGCCTATGTGCACAAGGACAACGAGTGGTTCAACATGTTTGGCTACTCCTCGCCTGGAAGTGCATATGGAGGCTACGGAGGGGGGATGTACGGAGCGGGCACCGGAGGGTCCTACTACTCGGGTCCTCAGACTCCGTTTGTGTTAGTTGTGGCGGGGCTGGCCTGGATAGTGACTGTGATATTGTTGGTGATCGGGATGACTATGTACTACCGCACCATCCTACTGGATTCCTCCTGGTGGCCACTAACAGAGTTTACTATAAACCTTGCCATGGCCGTGCTCTACATGGCTGCAG CTGTAGTCTACGTCAGAGACACCACGCGGGGCGGTCTCTGCTCCCTTCCCATCTTCAACAATGGCATCAATGGGGCTTTTTGCCGCACCGAGGCCGGACAGACAGCCGCCATCATCTTTCTGTTCGTCACCATGGTGATCTACCTGATCGGGGCCATTGTGTGTCTGAAGTTGTGGAGGCACGAGCAGGCACGCATGTACCGGGAAAAGTACGGCCTGGAG ATGCCGGTTCCAGAGCCAATTCAGGGTTCTACTGTGGTTCCCATCCAGGCTGCGGTACCCAAGGCAGGGCCACCGAAGGTTCTACAGGGAGCTATCCCTTCTGGTCACATCCCCAAACCAGTCATCATGCCTGACTATATAGC TAAGTACCCAACCATCCGTACGGTCGATGAGCGGGACCAGTACCGGGCTGTGTTCAATGACCAGTACTCTGAGTACAAGGAGCTCCACGCTGACGTGCAGGCCACCACCAGGAAGTTTGACGAGCTGGACGCCATGATGCGTGCCCTACCCCAGCACCCCAACAGTCAGATG GAGTATGACCGTGTAAACAAAATCCTTCAGGAGTACCAGAGGAAGAAAAAT GATCCTACGTTCCAGGAGAAGAGGGAGCGCTGTGAATACCTGAAGAACAAACTGGCCCACATTAAACAGAAGATCCACGAGTACGACAAGGTCATGGAGTGGAACGATGGCTACGGCTAA
- the oclna gene encoding occludin: MSSKPNGSPPPYESDGYHEPPQPAYSYYPDDEFQHFYKWTSPPGIIKLMSIIVIVLCVAIFACVASTLAWDSQGAMSGFGGYGGSSYGGSSYGGGGYSGSFGGAAYGAGNNYGYGGLGGNYNDPRTGKGFIIAMAAFSFITALVIFIIVVSRQGLSESRRFYLAVVIICAILALLMLIATIVYLVAVNPMAQSTGSIYGSQLAGLCAQYQGPQVSGMLVNQYLYHYCVVEPQEAIAIVFGFLVMAALIIMMVFALKTRQKIRNYGKSNVLWRKVKIINEEAPPQDVEAWVNNVSGFPDEGMVLTDYPEKFGGSRSHLDDTSTNYDKPPYNDSPAPPVVCDFPVHSSAPYSSGSEMASSAAGKPKKRRAGRPRRTDGQDTDYASSGDELDDDNDFDSEFPTIANEQERVDYKREFDRDHQEYKDLQGELDIINKSLSEVDRELDELQEGSPQFLDAMEKYNRLKDIKKSADYQLKKRRCKYLKAKLSHIKRMVADYDRRA, from the exons ATGTCTTCCAAGCCCAACGGGAGTCCGCCTCCCTATGAGTCAGATGGATA TCATGAGCCACCCCAGCCGGCGTATTCCTACTACCCCGACGATGAGTTCCAGCACTTCTACAAATGGACGTCTCCCCCGGGCATCATCAAGCTGATGTCCATCATCGTCATCGTCCTCTGTGTGGCCATATTCGCCTGTGTGGCCTCTACGCTGGCCTGGGACAGCCAGGGGGCCATGTCTGGCTTCGGTGGTTACGGGGGCAGCTCGTACGGGGGCAGCTCGTACGGAGGCGGTGGTTACTCGGGTAGCTTCGGTGGTGCTGCCTATGGCGCCGGTAACAACTATGGCTACGGCGGACTCGGAGGGAACTACAATGACCCTCGCACGGGCAAAGGATTCATCATTGCCATGGCAGCATTCAGCTTCATCACGGCCCTTGTCATTTTCATTATCGTGGTGTCGAGGCAGGGCCTGTCGGAGTCTAGAAGGTTCTACCTAGCTGTGGTGATCATCTGTGCTATCCTGGCTCTGCTGATGCTCATAGCGACTATAGTGTACCTGGTGGCGGTGAACCCCATGGCTCAATCTACAGGGTCGATCTATGGGAGCCAGCTGGCAGGCCTGTGTGCCCAGTACCAGGGCCCCCAGGTTTCAGGAATGTTGGTCAACCAGTATCTCTACCATTACTGTGTGGTGGAGCCTCAGGAG GCCATAGCGATAGTGTTTGGCTTCCTGGTGATGGCGGCTCTGATCATCATGATGGTGTTTGCCTTAAAGACGCGCCAGAAGATCAGGAACTATGGCAAGTCCAACGTCCTGTGGAGGAAGGTGAAGATCATCAACGAGGAGGCCCCGCCCCAGGACGTGGAGGCATGG GTGAACAATGTGTCAGGTTTTCCTGATGAAGGTATGGTGCTGACCGACTACCCAGAGAAGTTTGGAGGATCCAGGAGTCACCTGGACGACACCAGCACCAACTACGACAAACCTCCCTACAATGACAGCCCAGC tcctccagtagtTTGTGACTTCCCTGTGCACAGTAGCGCCCCCTACAGCAGTGGCTCAGAGATGGCCAGCTCAGCAGCAGGGAAGCCCAAAAAGAGACGGGCCGGTCGTCCTCGCCGTACTGACGGACAGGATACAGACTACGCTTCCTCTGGGGACGAGCTGGACGACGACAATGACTTCGACAG tgagTTCCCCACCATTGCCAATGAGCAGGAACGTGTGGACTACAAGCGTGAGTTTGACCGGGATCACCAGGAGTACAAGGACCTGCAGGGAGAGCTGGACATCATCAACAAGAGCCTGTCAGAGGTGGACAGAGAGCTGGATGAGCTGCAGGAGGGAAGCCCCCAGTTCCTG GATGCTATGGAAAAGTACAACAGGCTAAAGGACATAAAGAAG TCAGCAGATTACCAGTTGAAGAAGCGCAGGTGTAAATACCTGAAGGCCAAACTGTCCCACATCAAGAGGATGGTCGCTGACTACGATCGCAGGGCCTGA